CTAGGAgatcctttgttgtacacaaatatacgtttgcagcttgcagatcagtcactttgctaccccaagggagttcttgaagacgcCATCATACGAgtaggacaatcatatgttctcgtagactttgtggttttggagacaggtggagatgaaagggcacccatcatctTGGGCTGACCTTTTCtaagcaccacaaaagccatcatctacgtggACAGTGCCAATATCTGCTTTACAatcaaggacaagaaagataagttttctttcaagaatcatatcCTACAATCTCCTAGACATCCGTAGATGTTGTACCTGTCCGAAGACACAACAGTGACTAAAaagaagaacaacagaagaagaaggaagaacaaggttaggcagccacaagaagaatctgtcaacatgatcaacacactcagaTCAAAGTACGACcatctcctcgcttcaccattccttgccaagAAGGATGATCCTAGTGTACcgatgatcgagtgtaccattggacaaagaatcttccacaataCCTTCCACGACATTGGAtcgggtgtcaacataatgtccaaagtaacatatgaatatttatttggtaatgAACCCTtataccctacatatatgcagTTGTAGATGGCAGACCAATCAATCTGATTCCTGTAAGGAATAACAAAGGacgttatggtaagaatacatgaccaCTTTGCTCCTGCCGACTTCATGGTTTTGgacattggagaagaagaagatgatacacccatcatcctaggAAGATCGTTTCTCAACACCACTAATGcgatcatctacgtcggatctggacaagtccacttccaattctctAGAGAGAAGGTAcgctgttatttcaatagttataccacttatgagcagccgaagaagaaccgctctaggaggagacgtcgatcatctCGACACCAAAATAATCAACTCCCAAGGGATGAAAGGAAAGAACCTGAAGAACCCGTGAAAGACGAACCTACTCTGTCTAAGTCCAGCCTACAAACCAAGTAGGTGTGGAAAGAAAATATGACATCATCCGAGTCACTATCATGAAAGGTACAactatcaaggtctccatctccgagACCAACAGATGcacccaaggaataaacaagaaTGGAGTAAAGTCCTGTCCgaaggacttaaaaatccgaacTCTCACCGTAAGATAACAACGGTAGTTATCTATATTTACTTTCAAGCATTGCATAACTTATTTTTCaccttagcatatttacttttcttcATTAGTGTtgcatttataaaagaaaaaaattattgcatcataaattctaaaccccatgtgaataaatctatgatGTATAAACAACCGCAGGAatattcaccgtggtggcataaaaataaaaatgccaTGCATACGTATTTCCTTTTCTGCATATAACAAATAGAAAATCCGAAAAAATGATGAAAATGAATAAGAcagacatcctgctagaactttATCAATTAGAGAATATGTTTAACCTCACAAGAACAACAAATCTTCAAaaggctgaccgctaaccccttattcTAATTCATGCCACGAGTTTTGATGTTCTTGTTGGTATTTTACAGGATGGTACATATGATTAAGAGCGAGTTTACCCGGTTGTCTTCATCTCACTCCACCCGAAGTACATCTTCCTAAACCAATCCCTGGATGGATGAGAAGGACACCTGCTGACGAACCCACTCAAAAAAGGATCACTCAACTTACAATATCTAGCTTGGGGGAAGAGCattccccatgtatctagctaagtatttctttctatTTACTATTTTTATATTTGTTATATAtttgctaaagaaataaaaaatgcataacaaagtaaaaaaataataaaaagttatcttagctagttatatatTATTAGGGTGTGATTTTAAgtcttgaaaacaaaataaaaaggtgtgtttAGTTTTCTTTAAGTTATGTTTTTAGAgctaaaaaaatataataaataaaaagagCTCTGAAGTTAATCTCTTGAAAtataaatgatgaatagttgctctatggtaattcctttcaagtacctagtttttagtctTGAATTCTTCTGAGTTTTGAAtatgactattttgatataagtaTTTACTttaaacttgaaacttgtgggtatcatatgcttgatctaagtataggtaattgacggatatgatttgagaaggtctaagctactgtttatcttgttccaagtgatactaaagttatatagatttatcttttaaaaaaacacaaaaatgctatatgatgagttcctgtataacaaagcttgaattcctaccagagccatatatattTAGACTAAGAACACTTCTACTCATATATGCTATTTGCTTTTGCATTGTGttcagtcaagctttgttgacccttacgaAAGATTTTtcatactcttaaaatcaagatcatgtatacACCATCCATATATGCACTACTCTTACACTGAGGAGAGGCGTAAAAACAtaccattccatttagatccatctaaaaatattttactcctacattaggagtgaacacaaaaaataTACCCTATAGAATAtccccaaataaatgctctaaagttcttgttgctatcttttaaaagttttgttgcagaaaaacaagcgtgtggctatgcaaaagttattcaaaaaaaagaaagtgtattaaaaaaatagacaagtgttcgagatatctaaaacaatataTACTCATATGTCagcctaaaaaaagagaagaaagaaagagatgaataagatagctcatgttttcttgcaaagttattttcaatttttaaaagagatatatattttcaaggagcatattagaattaggttagccaccatatatatatatatatatatatatatatatatatatatatatatatatatatatatatatatatatatatatatatatatatatatatatatatatatatatatatatatcatacatatacacacatgcacatcttgatttgattgtatgactcaactctctttgaatCCGAAGTTTGACTTTACCATATATGTAGTGCAAGTATGTTCTTTCATattttttccactcctatgagtttcatataagctttagttgtagaaaGAGAAAGACATAACATCACTATTgtcttggtaaggatccacaaataacacatatattgagagatttgagagtgtcatacaatataagttctgagttttattttgaaaatttataaaaaaactcGGAATActagttgaacaaagaacttgacacatagtgcttgacttgatcgttctgtatTTCGATTGCTCAAgccccaagtgaaggctaagaagccccatggttgaagataatatgtgtgagtttgaaagtcagatcagttcattctaatctggaggagaattcttgtatGAACGCATATGTGCTTTTAAGGAGTTGCTTCGATATTTTCAAAACTCCTGATCCAATTTTTACTAAATTTaattttgctaagggactagcaaagattAAGCTTAGAGTAGTTTCTTGACGATAGTTAACAACTATTATAAACCGTTaaagaaacatgaataagggcataaatatgatcaccaataaatgtataggggtttaaactaataaatccTATGAGTCTTGTTGAATCTATATTTTATGTAGGGTTTAACTAGAGAAACATCATGGTACATCTATATGTCAGATTTAATTACGTTTATCCGCGTGAAACGAACCATACAAGGTCTAgaagctttttttttctttttttttacggAGAGAGTATGTTTTAGAGGCTTCTGGCCCGGCCCGGCAGCCAAAACCGAAGAGTCACATCCATCTTCCACCCCTTCACCTTCTCCTTTCTTCAGCGCCGCGCCCGTGCACACGTCCGCGCCGTCGAAGCCGGCCCCCAGCCTCGGAGCCCTGCACGCTGCCGCGTAGGATCGGCTCGCTTCTGGGCGTCATTGCCGCCGACCTCCTCGTTCACCAATCTGGGCGTCATGTGCAGTGGAGACTAGGGCATCGATTCCCCTTTTCGGTAAGACGAAGAACCCTAGCTCGCCGTCACGAATTTATGTGGGGAATTGGGGTTTTCCCCCCGAACCGAACCCGAAATTTCATCTCTTTCTCTCTCATCAGTTCGTCGCGGATTTCTCGCTGCGTGCCGTATGGTGCGGCGAGTGATTCTCCAAGAAATCTGGGGTCGCTGATCTGAGGCCGCACAGAACGTAGCGGCAGCAATGATGATgtcggacgacgacgacgccgagCCCCAGCTCAACGCGGTGGAGAGCTACTACTTCGTGGACTCCACGGACGAGAACGAGTCTGTCTGCTTCTCCACCCTGCCTTTCCGGTTCGGGGACACTGATGATCTTCCTGCTTGCAAGAAGAGGCTGGTGCTGCGTGGGACTGGTGACCCGGGCGTCAAGGTGTACATTGAGGTGGTGGCCTGGAGACTGGGGCTCGAGGGGAAGCAACCCCAGTTTGCGGTGCTCACAGCAGAAGGTAGACGTTGGGTACGACTCATTAGGCCCTTGAAGAGCTACGAGGAGATGATCAGGACTGTGCTGATCACGGCGCAGATGCTGCATTTTCTCAGGAGGAAGCCTCATGAGCCAGAGAAAACCTTGTGGAATCACCTTTGCAAAGTTTTTAAGTACATTCCTTGTCACACTCTGTTGCGTTTGTTCTTTTGGCAGATGTTGAACACTGATGCTTACAGATCTGACTTGTGCTTCTGCAGCAAGTTTGATGTCAGACCCTCAGAGGACGATTTCAGGAACCACCGCCCACTGATGAAGCAGTTCGCGACAAAAGATCCTGTCTTAGCAAAATCAGAGGTATCTGTTCTATTCTTGTTATCGAAATTCTCAATTGTGTTTGTTAGCATAGCACAATTGTGTCtatcatgagcatgaaataatcTACAAGTTATGAGGGGTTAATAACATAATCACCTAAGGTGGCATTGTAAATTAGAAAAAAATTGACACCCAAGTCGAGGTGAAGAGAACTCAAACCTAGGTGGCGGGGGTGTACACCCACACACCCACACCTCCAGCCAACTGTGCTAGGCTCAGTTTTTGCTTAACTAGCTGTGTTATGTAAAGTTGTAAATATTGTCCTTAACTCCTTAATTTGCAACAAAAAACACATTCTTGCTCTAAGATTGTAATTCTCTGGCATGTCTGTGCTCTACTATCTTTTAGCTACCACTATAACCCTTAGAGATGCAATATTTGATAATCTGGGTTTGTATTGCCATTGATTCGTTGTTTGCTTCTTGATGCTTATAATCTTAGTTGATAATTAAATGTAAAAGGACTGATCTGCACGTGATGCCAACTACAAGGCCTTTCTTCCTTCTCCTATCTCTATAATTAACTAAAGTGATTGGAACAACTTGTCATTGTGCTTGATTGCTGTTATTTGCAAGTCAAACTGACCTGGTATGATGATTATTTGACTGATTTTGCTATGATGATTATCTGATAGATTTTGCAAGTATTTGTTGAAGGAAGATCTAGAAAAAATTTCACTGAGGTATGTGTATATGGTTCTGCATGATATTGAAAGTTTTGGAAGAGAAATTAACCACACATTAATTATTACTCTTAATATAATTTTGACTAGGTTGGTGCTGACCACATCGATGTCAAGCAGCCATTCATCGCTGATGATGAGGACATTGATGAGATGATTGTGGAAGATGCCGATAATGAATctgatgaagaggatgaagaTTTGTTTGATTCAATGTGTGCTATTTGTGACAATGGAGGAGACATATTATGGTAGGTGGATTCCCTTGTGTGATTGAGTAGGCTACCTGAaaatcttttctcttttcttgagaATCTAGGCAGCTTAGTTAGTATTTAGTTGTTCATGTCTTCAGTTGAGCACACACAGCATAACCATTTCAGATATATTTTACACGAGGCCATAACCATCGCGCCAAGCGGCTAGGATTGCTTTTGTAAACACTGTTTATATTATATACTAAACTTAGGAAGGCCCATATGTCATGCCTTAATCGGCTTAATGGCTACCTGTAGAGAGATCAATTGCTAATGTTAGGCTGTGAAGTTTGAACTGATAGTTAACACTATCATCATAAAATCAAAACAGAAGTGGTGGAAGAAGTATAGTGTTTACAAAAATGCTGCTCATTTCACTGATGGAAATTGCATCTTACTGGAAAAATAATATACATGGTCAGAGCTATATGTGTTACTATGAAGTAGATCATAGGAGTTACTCCATATCCTGAAAAGTTTTGTTATGGAAATTCCAGTAGTACTGTTGTTGATATGAAATGAAGTGTGATATATTGATGTACAGAAAGCTCCTAAATTTGATATTACTTTCTCCCCAACTGGATCAAGAGATTTAGTTCTACTGTGACACATGTCACATGAGCCATAACAAAAAGATAGATTTGATGGATTATATTTTGCAAAATCTATACACAAATAACTTCGCTTTTGAGATCAAGTTTAGTCGTAAAGTGCTTGAGTGCAAACCGTGTTCCGAGGAGCAATTTCAAGCTTATACATTCTCTCACAGGTACAGGCTGAGATTATTTAAGTTTATAGTTTTCCTTAATATAGGAGCTGTATTAGGAAGAAGATCATGACAGTAGATGTTGAAGGTCAAGGCATCCAACTTCTATCTATAAATCTTATTCTCTAGATCTTAGCCCCAGCTTTTGCTATCAGGGCACTGACATGCTGGTGATACATGAGCCCACTGGCCACTCACTTGCACAACCTCAGCAGACTGGTCACAGCATTTGTGAATGCATATCAATCATCTGTATGGAATCTGTGGTTGTGTATTTATTGCTTGTGTGTTTATCCCttgtaaatattttgaaaaaaatacTAAATTTCTGAAGGAAGTTTCTATAGACTTTATAGTTCCTTTTATTGCTAATACTTAATACGTAATTGAAACCACCTTGCATAACCTGGTTTATTGTGCCCTGTAATTATCATTTTTCTTATTTCTTCTTTTTTATGTTGAACTTCTTATGATTATCAATTTCCTAGCCATATAATGTCAATAGTCTAATTTTGTCTCGTATATACTTGTTCCAACTGTCCTGTGGCCATATTCTTGTGCTTATCAACATGTTAGCTATCTACTGTCCATAttctaatctttttctttttgtggTGTACTTGTTGCATATAGCTGTGAAGGCCCATGTATGCGCTCTTTCCATGCAAAAGAAGGAAGTGGTGAAGACTCCTACTGTGATACCCTTGGATACACTGAGGCAGAAGTTGACGTATGTGTTGTACCTCTAAGTGATGCAAACATTAACTTGAATTTCttgttatgatttttctatattGAAATTGTCTTTCTATTTTTTAGGCAATGGAATCATTTTGGTGCAAGAACTGTGAATATAAGCAACACCAGTGTTTCATCTGCGGAGTGTTGGAACCTTCAGATGGAGCAGCAGCTAAGGTATATTGGTACTCCAAAGAACAAATGGATTTACGAATAAACACCCACTACTTTTTCATCTGTCTTACACCTGCAAAGATCTTTAGTAAGTCTATATACAAGGAATAGGAGGTGAAGGAATATTTTGCTGCTTTCCTCCATTTGTATGTAGGGATGAGTGATCATGCAACAATGGTTGGGCTTATGAGCAAGGATACAAGTGGGTTTTGTTCATGAGTCCACAAATAGGCCATTTTTTCCTGGGATCTGAGGTCTGTAAAAATAACCTATTTGTGGACTCATGGACATGCCCTTCTGAAAATCCACTCATGATACTATGTCATAAGTGGGTCACTGGGAACAACTTTGCTTGTTTTTTTAGATAAGTTGTGGCTCTTGCCCTGATGTAACATCTGTATTAGTTACATCTTTTCACATAAAATCTAATCTGTAGCAGGATTACTCAGAAATCCCTGTAAAAAATTGGTCATTATGACTTTACACTGTTAATCTGGTAGCCTTATGATTTTGATTGGCTTCCATCTGATTTTCAGTTTGCAGTAGTTTCTCCTTGctgaatactccctccatcccataaTAGAAGACCTTCTAGCATTCAAAACTTGTCCAAATTAGTTGCCATTCTCACTTCCCAATACATCTCTCTGTCTCTCCTCATTTTTTGTGCACTCCACCTCTTTCACTTCAACTTGATTCCTGTTTCCAAAGTTAAAAAGTCTTCTATTATGGGACAAAGGGAGCACACATCATGGTGTTGTCACATTGGCACACTATCCAAGCTGTAAACATTCTTGTCCAGTTACAGGATTAGGGCCAGTTTGGCAGAGCTTCCCTTCTTGATTCTTGAGCTTCGATAGAGTGATTCTGGTGGGGGAGCAGGTGAGAATTGATTATGAAGTGATTCTAGTGGTGATTGAACGAGGAGCAGTGGGGAGTGGTGGAGAGCAGGTTTTTTTAGCTCCTAGCTCGTAGCgtaaatggagaagtgattctCATCAGCTCCCCACCAGAATCCAGTTCCATTTTAAGCGTTTGGTAGGGATCCACAGAATCTGCTCTGAAGAAGCTGGGAGTGAAGCTCTGCCAAACTGGACCTTAGGCTTTGAACTTCTATAAAACTAACTCATCCTATATAGGAGGACTACTACTACAAAGTTAGCAATGTTTATGAAGGTGGTGATAAGGCTAGTTTGTATTCTGAAATGATATGAAGTATTGCAATGGTTCTAGCTTCTTGACTGTAAGGTCGTTTGACACCAATCATCAATGCTGGTAGCATCAGTGTGTATCTGATAATCATAGGTAAATACTTTAATAGAGGTAGCATGTCCCTATTTTATTGCCTGGAGGCATATTTGCAGGTGCAAAGTCTTGCTTTGTGGGTAAAGAGGCATGAATATGTTCTACTAGCACTTTGCCCGTGTATCTTCTGCAAGGCTTAACATGGAGCCAAATTCAAACTATACCAGACTCCAAACCCATCCTTGGGGCTATACAGATCCACACAATACCTTGGCTTAGGTGGCCCAATATAAAACCTAACCACATTGCTGTTGGGATATAAACTCCACTGCAGTACTGCACAGAGCTGGGCATCCTCTCCTACAACATTAGCACCCATGGCAAGCTGCAGCATTTGTTGCTCCACAAGCTCAAGCAACAGGTCTACAAGTACTTGTTTCTTTTGCTTCTGTTAGGGGCTGAGCGTGATCCGCCGAGTTAACAGCCCGCTAGAGCAGGTGTTTCCAGAAGGTCTCACCGGTGGTTATCCCTTTGTCGTCAAGTTACGAGTCAGTTGAGAAGGTTATCTTTAAATAAAGAAGTGTGTGTGTCTGTATCCAAGAGTAAATTACTCTAGCGGTCCCTAAACTATTATATCATTCTCATCCAGGTCCCTAAACTATGAATTGCATATCTAGGTCCCTAAACTATTAAGTACCTCAACCCCGGTCCGATGTGGCACTCCAACATGGAACCGACATGTGGGTCAGCATTATGTTACATGGGTAGTCCTTAAACTATTATATGGTTCTCATCGTGTGTGTGTATCCAAGAGTAAATTACACTAGCGGTCCCTAAACTATTATGTCATTATCATATGAGGTCTCTAAACTATGAAATTGCATATCTAGGTCCCTAAACTATTTAATTTCCCCAACCCCGGTCCAAAGCAGCCATGTCGCAACCCATTAGCTGATGTGGCACTCCAATATGTGTGTGTGTATTCACGAGTAAATTACACTAGTGGTGCCTAAACTATGAAATTGCATATCTAGGTCCCTAAACTGTTTAAGTATCCCAACCTCGGTCCAAAGTAGCCATGTCACAACCCATTAGCTTACGTGGCACTCCAACATAgaaatgacatgtgggtccgcaTCATGTAATTACATGGGTGGTCCCTAAACTATTATATGGTTCTCATCTAGGTCCCTAAACTATGAAATTGCTTATATGGGTCTGAATCTATTTAAATACCCTAATCCCACTCCAAACTAGCCCCTTCACACCCCATTCATTACGCGGGATAGGCTTATGAGCCTTTGCTCATTGTTGACCTCCTTGCGTTTGCTTCTCAACTTGTATGGGTATGAACATATTGATGCCGCCTGCAAGCACAGTTGGATGGGGCCAGGCATTGTTGTTGGGTGTGCGCCTCCACCACGGTGATGAGGAGCTATTGGCCAGCATGCTCACGAAGCTGTTGCATAACAGCCTTGATGCACCTGGACATGAAGCCGAGCTCCTCATAGTTGCAGCGTGGTAGCCGATGGAGCGAAGCACGGTGAGCGCATCGGTTTATCGGCAGAGAGACAGGTGGCTGCTTTGGACCGGATTGGAGTACTTTAATGGATTATTAGGAATCTATATGTGCAATTTTTACTGTTTGGGGATGTGGGTGAGAATCACATGATAGTTTAGGGACCGTCCGTGTAATTATGATCGGTGGACCCACATGTCGGTTCTACGCTGGACGCCATGTCAGCTAATAGTGTGTTGTGGCTGCTTTGGACCGGGATCGGGGTACTTAAATAATTTAAGGGCCTAGCCATGCAATTTTATAGTTTAGGGACCTAAATGAGAATGGTGTAATATTTTAGGGACCGCCTGTGTAATTTAATGGAAAGACTCTAGAAACCTCTTCTTAGGGATCCCAGCTATAAATATAAGTCCATTGTTTCATGTAATGATTAAGTAAGGAATAGAAGGGACAACACTCTGCTCCCAAGCCTCCTTTTCCCTGTAGCTGCACTCTTCCCCAGTGCAGCTGCTGCTTTTGCCGTTGCCTTCGACAGTGGTTGCCGGCTATCATCTGTTTTGCCCCAGTTTCCCCTAAATTCCTCAAATCCATAATCCCAATCATAGCAcccaactgttttttttttggaattacAGGTGCTTTCAAGAGTCCTTGATGGGTTTTGTTACTGAAATCAAAGCCGTGGTCTATGGAATAAAAAATTAAATATGAAATGGTTTGCGAAATTGAGCCATTGGGAAAAGTTATTCTCTTGGACAAAAAATGTTGCAGCTATCTTAAAAATGTTATTCTTGCTGCTATTGGGCTGTACtaggaagggcgggcctggtgcaaacggtagagtcttaccgcctgtgaccggaaggtcccaggttcgagtcgcggtctcctcgcattgcacaggcgagggtaaggcttgccactaacacccttccccagaccccgcacagagcgggagctctctgcactgggtacgcccctttatTGGGCTGTACTAGCTGATTTATCGGATGGCACATTGGTGCTGATACTGACCTCTGATGAGGGCATGTTGTGGGCAAAAACTGCCCAGTGGGCATGGGAATATTCAGTCGCTCTCTCCCTTACTCACTCCCTCTCCTGTTGTCACCAGGACTGCAAGTTCTTGTGTGCTGGCTGGTGTTGTGCCGGGAGGCATTTGCACACCTGCCCTCTCGGTCCTTGTAAACTCTCTTTCTATCTTAATTGaatggcagagctcctgcctgTTTTATTCAAAAAAGTTCAGTTGCTATCTGTATCGATTGTGCCTGGTTGCCGTCAGCTGGTCATTAGCATCTGGCTGTATAACTCTTTGAAATTAATCTCTTTTTACCTGTGGCAGTTTCCAAATTGAGCAACATTATTGTTCTAGCAGTTTGGAAGTGCAATCTGACAAACTGCTACTCCAGATCACTTAATTGCTATGCAATTTCAATTCAAGATCTACTTTTATTTGCTAACTCCTGCACTGCTCGTTAGGTATTTTTATGTAACAATGCTACATGTGGGCACTTTTACCACCCGAAATGTGTTGCCCAGCAACTTCACCCTAACAACATTGATGAAGCCTCAGAATTGGAGAAGAAGATAACAGAAGGGTTTTCATTTACGTGCCCAATTCACTGGTGCTTTCATTGCAAAGGTTTGGAGGATAGAACACAAGGGCCTTTGCAATTTGCTGTTTGCAGACGCTGTCCTAAGTCATATCACAGAAAGTGTTTACCAAGGTTCTGTTATAGAACAAGCTCTCTGTCTTGCTTTTTAAATATAATATGTGTATAGTCTCTTATTCTTGAAATATTTGGAATTGTTTCGCAGAGAAATTTCCTTTGATGAAATTGAAGAGGATGGCGTCATCATACGGGCTTGGGAATTATCGAAAAGAATTTTGATATACTGCCTGTATGTAACCTTGTCACTTTTTAAATTCCTTGTATATATGCTGCTCAGATCACAGACTTCTCATAAACTGTCACAGGGACCATGAGATTGATAGTGACATTGAGACACCTGTCAGAGATCATATAAAGTTTCCAAAGATTGAAAAACCACTTCAATGTGTAAAGGGTGCTAACTTGTTGCCTAAGAAGAAAAAGAGGACTTACAGTGAGACAGTTCTTGAGCAACCGCCAAAAGATACTGTGAAGATGGAAAACAAGGTTCGCATGCAAGAAAGAGAACAAAACAAACAAAACACCAGAGAAGTTTCTGTGAAGAGTTTCACTGAAAACCCTGTTGACAGACCTGTAAAGAAAAAAGCCAAGTTGAAAGAGAAAATACAGTTGCCATATGTGGCCAAGGATCATATTGTAAGCAGTCAAAAATCTGTGAAAGAGCAAGAACAAGAGTTACCTTCTTTGCCCTTATCTGCCACTAGGAAGATTCCCCCGAGTTTATTTCCTAGAGTGGACAGTGAAACTGAAAAGAGGTGAGTCACTTGGGTATAAACTATAAAGTACTTGGGAATGAAATCTCCAGTTGACATGGTATGTGACTTTGTGTGCAAAATTTGCTAGCATGCATGAGTTTCCTACATGATTCCATCAGACCGGATGAGGGCTTTGGAATTTTGTTTGTTTATCAGGTCTGATGAGGGCATTGAAATTTTGTTTGTTTATCATGTCACAGAATCCTCTTCTGTCTCAAGTTAATCTCATGTTTTCATGTTAATGCCATGTATGCACATTctatatgatgatgacaacaatgtTTGAAGTCTGCATACTGTTATATGACTATATGAGATCTTCCATTTGCAGAGTGGTTACCATATTGGGAAATAAAGTCTCTTCGTTGACAATAGAAGATGTTAAAAGGAACTGCAGTTTGCCATCAACTCATGTATACTCTGGCAGACTGACTGACAAGATACCACAGGGAAAACTTGAGCGTTCTGTTCAGGTGCTTCCTTGTTCCATCATATACAAATTAAATTCATGCTTATCATTATTTTGTTTGACATTTTGAGGATGCCATTTTAGGCTGTAGAAGCAGCTTTAAAAAAGCTGGAAAATGGAGGTAGTGTCAATGATGCTAAAGCAGTATGTGAACCTGACGTTTTGAGACAGCTTACAAGGTGGCATGTAAGTAAATACcgaatactccctctgtcctggaAGGCTGGAATATAGTGCATTATGACTTCTAAAAGTTGTACtgaaatataatgcattctacaTGGTGTCAATGCTTATATTTGGTATTGTTAAAAAGGAAACCATAATTTGAGCAGAAACACATTAATTGGGTTTAATCTATGGTTACATGCGTCATTTGAGGATTCCCTTAAGTTGCCTTAAAATTTTtggaatgcactatattacaggactGAAAGAGTAGATAGTTATCCATTATTTTGCACTACTTGTTTTTTGTTGGCATTTAGTGCAGTGCTCCCCTTCCTGCTTTG
Above is a genomic segment from Miscanthus floridulus cultivar M001 chromosome 3, ASM1932011v1, whole genome shotgun sequence containing:
- the LOC136541808 gene encoding protein ENHANCED DOWNY MILDEW 2-like isoform X2, yielding MMMSDDDDAEPQLNAVESYYFVDSTDENESVCFSTLPFRFGDTDDLPACKKRLVLRGTGDPGVKVYIEVVAWRLGLEGKQPQFAVLTAEGRRWVRLIRPLKSYEEMIRTVLITAQMLHFLRRKPHEPEKTLWNHLCKVFNKFDVRPSEDDFRNHRPLMKQFATKDPVLAKSEILQVFVEGRSRKNFTEVGADHIDVKQPFIADDEDIDEMIVEDADNESDEEDEDLFDSMCAICDNGGDILCCEGPCMRSFHAKEGSGEDSYCDTLGYTEAEVDAMESFWCKNCEYKQHQCFICGVLEPSDGAAAKVFLCNNATCGHFYHPKCVAQQLHPNNIDEASELEKKITEGFSFTCPIHWCFHCKGLEDRTQGPLQFAVCRRCPKSYHRKCLPREISFDEIEEDGVIIRAWELSKRILIYCLDHEIDSDIETPVRDHIKFPKIEKPLQCVKGANLLPKKKKRTYSETVLEQPPKDTVKMENKVRMQEREQNKQNTREVSVKSFTENPVDRPVKKKAKLKEKIQLPYVAKDHIVSSQKSVKEQEQELPSLPLSATRKIPPSLFPRVDSETEKRVVTILGNKVSSLTIEDVKRNCSLPSTHVYSGRLTDKIPQGKLERSVQAVEAALKKLENGGSVNDAKAVCEPDVLRQLTRWHSKLRVYISPFIHGTRYSSFGRHFTKVEKLVQIVDRLHWYVEPGDTIVDFCCGANDFSQLMKEKLDKVQKKCNFKNYDLIQPQIMGLNPPFGVKASLANKFIDKALTFKPKLIILIVPKETKRLDQKRTPYDLIWEDSEVLAGKSFYLPGSVDLNDKTVEGWNASAPPLYLWSHPHWTKKHMQVAEERGHTCMGNIACHVEENNLSDDLCVRKQSEATNKWNPRTGKETTCNDGKANLLDDGPAKKQARSEEEKKTLVKIEHHVKEANIPDNLSVKKQAEASSKVISHSGKDRENGRYNSRRYDNRSRKWTPDHVESLPPEKQVEVAYEETKVIIPSKKITHNEQRGACRENRSSYVEETKSAQYNYEKIAAGMLNMRSREGGDSDMSISPPASSNARSKSMSYSPSRPIEHFDTTAHSVLNRATHHDLFPVANRKYEPIFTDIDDSSRMRGFSIEEVTKPYITAPTSDPYSLRARGDGSFCRHPSSEDLNINADKPMQGYSARYGQIGGDSYPQARTVPLATDSQTHQRMHSGTSADNYLSTRYSLGSSGARFSQPASTVPCFGLPGASSQRGSSSVMDKYSYGLSGPTVPQSSVIDRYAASLDGTSSLPEQYPFRQSGSSRGGWPHI